Proteins from one Bacteroides zhangwenhongii genomic window:
- a CDS encoding 4Fe-4S dicluster domain-containing protein produces the protein MTVNEAYLIYFSPTHTSKQIAEAIVQGAGIKNIFPINVTQQVAEEVVIPTSALAIVSVPVYGGHVAPLAMERLRNIRGLDAPTVLVAVYGNRAYEKALMELDAFATPHGMKVIAGATFIGEHSYSTDKHPISAGRPDDSDLAFAADFGKKIMEKVQAAENMDKLYPVDVRAIKRPSQPFFPLFRFLRKVIKLRKSGMPLPRTPWVEDESMCTHCGLCVTRCPVGAITKGDELHTDETKCIKCCACVKACTKKARIYDTPFAALLSDCFKKQKLPQTIL, from the coding sequence ATGACAGTAAATGAAGCTTATTTAATTTATTTTTCGCCCACCCATACTTCTAAACAAATAGCGGAAGCGATTGTTCAAGGGGCAGGCATAAAAAATATTTTTCCTATAAATGTAACTCAGCAAGTAGCGGAGGAAGTTGTGATTCCTACATCTGCATTAGCCATTGTGTCAGTTCCTGTATATGGAGGGCATGTCGCTCCTTTAGCGATGGAACGTTTACGGAACATTCGTGGTTTGGATGCTCCTACGGTGTTGGTGGCGGTCTATGGAAATCGGGCTTATGAAAAGGCTTTGATGGAGTTGGACGCTTTTGCCACACCTCATGGAATGAAGGTGATTGCCGGGGCTACTTTTATAGGGGAGCATTCGTATAGTACTGACAAGCATCCGATCTCAGCCGGACGTCCTGATGATTCTGATTTGGCTTTTGCTGCGGATTTTGGAAAAAAAATAATGGAAAAGGTGCAGGCTGCCGAGAATATGGATAAACTTTATCCGGTAGATGTGCGCGCCATCAAACGTCCGAGTCAGCCTTTTTTCCCTTTGTTCCGTTTTTTAAGAAAGGTTATTAAGTTGCGCAAAAGTGGTATGCCTCTTCCCCGTACTCCGTGGGTAGAAGATGAGAGTATGTGTACTCATTGTGGATTGTGCGTGACGCGTTGTCCGGTAGGAGCTATAACGAAAGGAGATGAATTGCATACGGATGAGACTAAATGTATCAAATGTTGTGCCTGTGTGAAAGCCTGTACTAAGAAAGCGCGAATCTATGATACTCCTTTTGCAGCTTTGCTGTCTGACTGTTTCAAAAAACAGAAACTTCCTCAGACCATTCTATAG
- the rho gene encoding transcription termination factor Rho, whose product MYNIIQLNDKDLSELQIIAKELGIKKTDSYKKEDLVYKILDEQAIVGATKKVAADKLKEERKEEKKKRSRVTPAKKEDKVVSATKTGEVTKTKEAAPAKAQQAPKEETTNKEKATPAVEAKAENAVAPKRKVGRPRKNSDTTDKKEVEETKQVASNSVEAKPVVAEKAPETTEKTAPAQQQSTEKKEKPSKPAVEKDKPAAEKAVEKKVVAKPQKKAEPVIDEESNILTGADDDDFIPIEDLPSEKIELPTELFGKFEATKTEPVQSAPEQVAQPQQQQSQSQQQRPRIVRPRDNNNANNNANNNFQRNNNQNQGQNQNQHQQRLPMPRATQQNNASENLPAQQPQERKVIEREKPYEFDDILNGVGVLEIMQDGYGFLRSSDYNYLSSPDDIYVSQSQIKLFGLKTGDVVEGVIRPPKEGEKYFPLVKVSKINGRDAAFVRDRVPFEHLTPLFPDEKFKLCKGGYSDSMSARVVDLFAPIGKGQRALIVAQPKTGKTILMKDIANAIAANHPEVYMIMLLIDERPEEVTDMARSVNAEVIASTFDEPAERHVKIAGIVLEKAKRLVECGHDVVIFLDSITRLARAYNTVSPASGKVLSGGVDANALHKPKRFFGAARNIENGGSLTIIATALIDTGSKMDEVIFEEFKGTGNMELQLDRNLSNKRIFPAVNITASSTRRDDLLLDKTTLDRMWILRKYLADMNPIEAMDFVKDRLEKTRDNDEFLMSMNS is encoded by the coding sequence ATGTATAACATTATCCAATTAAACGACAAAGATCTGTCGGAACTTCAAATTATTGCCAAAGAACTAGGCATAAAAAAAACAGACTCATACAAGAAAGAAGACCTTGTTTACAAAATACTCGATGAACAAGCTATTGTAGGAGCCACCAAGAAAGTAGCCGCAGACAAACTCAAGGAAGAACGCAAGGAAGAAAAGAAAAAGCGCTCACGTGTAACTCCGGCTAAAAAAGAGGACAAAGTGGTTTCCGCAACAAAGACCGGAGAAGTAACAAAAACAAAAGAAGCTGCTCCTGCAAAAGCCCAGCAAGCTCCCAAAGAAGAAACAACAAACAAAGAAAAAGCAACTCCTGCTGTTGAAGCCAAAGCTGAAAACGCTGTTGCTCCTAAACGTAAAGTAGGCCGTCCGCGCAAAAATTCAGATACAACTGATAAAAAAGAAGTTGAAGAAACGAAGCAGGTAGCTTCCAACAGTGTCGAAGCGAAACCTGTAGTTGCGGAGAAAGCCCCCGAAACAACGGAAAAAACAGCTCCGGCGCAGCAACAATCTACCGAGAAGAAAGAAAAGCCTAGCAAACCTGCTGTGGAAAAAGATAAACCCGCCGCAGAAAAAGCTGTAGAAAAAAAGGTGGTTGCCAAACCGCAAAAGAAAGCTGAACCGGTTATCGACGAAGAAAGTAATATCCTGACCGGCGCTGACGATGATGATTTCATTCCAATTGAAGATCTGCCGTCTGAAAAGATTGAACTTCCGACAGAACTCTTCGGTAAGTTTGAAGCAACAAAGACAGAGCCCGTGCAATCAGCTCCCGAACAAGTAGCCCAACCTCAGCAGCAACAGTCTCAATCTCAACAACAACGTCCACGCATTGTCCGTCCACGCGACAACAACAATGCAAACAATAACGCTAATAATAATTTCCAGCGTAACAACAACCAAAATCAAGGCCAAAATCAGAATCAGCACCAACAACGCTTGCCAATGCCACGCGCTACGCAGCAAAACAATGCGAGCGAAAACCTTCCGGCACAGCAACCGCAAGAGCGTAAAGTGATTGAGCGTGAGAAACCTTACGAATTTGATGACATCCTCAACGGAGTAGGAGTTTTGGAAATTATGCAGGACGGATACGGTTTCCTCCGTTCGTCCGATTACAATTATCTTTCCTCTCCGGACGACATCTATGTATCGCAATCTCAAATCAAATTATTTGGCTTGAAAACAGGCGACGTAGTAGAAGGAGTGATTCGTCCGCCTAAGGAAGGAGAAAAATATTTTCCGCTAGTTAAAGTCTCGAAAATCAACGGACGTGACGCTGCTTTCGTCCGCGACCGTGTTCCTTTTGAACACTTAACCCCTCTTTTCCCGGATGAAAAGTTCAAACTCTGCAAAGGCGGTTATTCTGATTCTATGTCTGCCCGTGTAGTAGATCTTTTCGCTCCGATCGGTAAAGGTCAACGTGCATTGATCGTTGCTCAGCCTAAGACAGGTAAGACTATCTTAATGAAAGACATCGCCAACGCAATCGCAGCCAATCATCCCGAAGTATACATGATTATGTTGCTGATTGACGAACGTCCGGAGGAAGTAACCGACATGGCACGCAGTGTAAACGCGGAAGTTATCGCTTCCACTTTCGACGAGCCGGCAGAACGTCACGTGAAAATTGCGGGTATCGTATTGGAAAAAGCAAAACGTTTGGTAGAATGCGGTCATGACGTAGTAATATTCTTGGACTCTATCACCCGTCTGGCACGTGCATACAATACAGTTTCTCCAGCATCAGGTAAAGTACTTTCCGGTGGTGTTGATGCAAATGCACTTCACAAACCGAAACGTTTCTTCGGAGCTGCGCGTAACATCGAAAACGGCGGTTCACTGACTATCATTGCTACTGCCCTGATTGACACCGGTTCTAAGATGGATGAAGTTATCTTCGAAGAATTTAAAGGTACAGGTAACATGGAGTTGCAGCTTGACCGTAACCTGTCTAACAAACGTATCTTCCCAGCTGTCAACATCACTGCATCCAGCACTCGTCGCGACGACTTGTTACTTGACAAAACAACTCTTGACCGTATGTGGATATTACGTAAATACCTTGCAGATATGAATCCGATTGAAGCTATGGATTTTGTAAAAGACCGTTTGGAAAAAACCAGAGACAACGATGAATTCCTTATGAGTATGAACAGCTAA